A stretch of the Lactuca sativa cultivar Salinas chromosome 9, Lsat_Salinas_v11, whole genome shotgun sequence genome encodes the following:
- the LOC111917988 gene encoding putative ribosomal RNA-processing protein 12 has protein sequence MEQSTTSLTGESDILEHIADRYKKSRSPHHRQLYAAAAYTQCMIKSKSLPVTPLNYFVNIIDALYDSSYSHTLSNSTFNADAMSGMSSFLTFVLTMVPEKSISMSKAAEAVEIVVKCLEVEFVSLRVLRFMECLRVLLEICDLGDWDIVKLSFQTFIKYAVDNKNEKVRKCAEHCVLKVFKCFQNSIIKESATKLVLDTFRNYILAVEKADGSKDDEGSKCEHLKALHMLDLLKRFIPFLTKPEDMQEVILELQKCMTAKFSTLYVLDVMEEILALIESESELTFVKTVKISDKWKSDYSILIQSITGLLICEATAARASNILKEMFSRVLFSEVELNAESEQSNLVRCLCDSLLEVLRTYPNEHSLSVISALFLHLGLDSFIYMDRIFMKTVGFMSDASTCDVKHFEQCIGSAVMVMGPDKIHTLYPLSFDANEQTCSNTWLLPIYKEYVIYSHVRFFIRTIVPLSESFRKACKRGKKMAVKRKQMQSLSRTCWELLPSFCRYPHDLEESFGSLAEILIPNIKENASMLESIAIALQCLVKQNMSLSLSFPGSSGVIDMGIEKENAERNIKVMASWSEALLKAFTNVFFQVSPEKRSFLKETIGCLANIAEFPTSKAIFISSLERVKPDVSDQKNANIGLIHELASAIVADVGMDPIDFIYCCIGDCLKEDDEEAYANLYILLESFEFMSSRFEQLVDLLRDLKSPVDIISFRWRFLCLKTLLFHSFERTCDGENKYGVWVLNEIIVTLKDDKEDRREVAHDILLDTSSIMQSKPETYYKFITMMMGYLFGFSPCITSGAILALSIMLSNDSKICELKPDLVPEILELLDREEDIQVAEAVLWFLKMLVLSLEVAELKMVLCDILNGLQSWSFVSDLPEILLLERGDFRNVFEICTTSLEEGKETSRSPQHDFKANVNEIFENIVQKCGSASVESLVPEKYRLGFRICLESAPSSPEEGKANEALRALITSMFVSSQEEGFCCRQQLGT, from the exons ATGGAGCAATCCACTACCTCATTAACCGGCGAATCTGATATTCTTGAACATATTGCCGACCGTTACAAGAAATCCCGCTCACCTCATCACCGCCAGCTCTACGCAGCTGCTGCCTATACCCAATGTATGATAAAATCTAAATCTTTGCCCGTCACTCCGCTCAATTACTTCGTTAACATCATTGACGCCCTCTATGATTCCTCATATTCTCATACCCTCTCTAATTCAACCTTTAATGCTGATGCAATGTCTGGAATGTCTTCGTTTTTGACATTTGTGTTGACTATGGTTCCTGAGAAGTCTATATCCATGTCTAAGGCGGCTGAGGCTGTCGAGATTGTGGTTAAATGTTTGGAGGTTGAGTTTGTGAGTTTGCGGGTTTTAAGATTTATGGAGTGTTTGAGGGTATTGCTGGAGATTTGTGATTTAGGAGATTGGGATATTGTGAAATTAAGTTTCCAGACGTTTATCAAGTATGCAGTAGATAACAAAAATGAAAAG GTTAGAAAATGTGCTGAACATTGTGTTTTGAAGGTCTTCAAGTGTTTCCAAAATTCTATTATCAAAGAAAGTGCAACCAAATTGGTGTTAGATACATTTAGAAACTATATCTTGGCAGTTGAGAAAGCAGATGGATCTAAAGATGATGAAGGATCAAAATGTGAACACTTGAAGGCTCTTCACATGTTAGATCTGTTGAAACGTTTCATTCCTTTTTTAACAAAACCAGAAGACATGCAGGAAGTCATACTAGAATTACAAAAGTGTATGACTGCCAAGTTTTCAACATTGTATGTTTTAGATGTAATGGAGGAGATACTTGCTCTCATTGAATCTGAATCCGAACTTACATTTGTAAAGACCGTGAAGATTTCAGACAAATGGAAAAGTGATTATTCCATACTCATTCAGTCTATAACAG GTCTTTTGATATGTGAGGCTACTGCTGCAAGGGCTTCAAATATCTTAAAAGAAATGTTTTCCCGTGTACTTTTCAGTGAAGTGGAACTTAATGCTGAATCTGAGCAATCAAATCTAGTGAGATGCTTATGTGATTCACTTTTAGAAGTTCTGAGGACCTATCCAAATGAACATTCTTTGAGTGTCATCTCTGCTTTATTTCTCCATCTTG GGTTAGACTCTTTTATCTACATGGACAGGATTTTTATGAAGACTGTTGGTTTTATGTCAGATGCATCTACTTGtgatgtaaaacat TTTGAGCAGTGTATCGGGTCTGCCGTAATGGTTATGGGCCCCGATAAAATACACACATTGTATCCTCTCTCGTTTGATGCAAATGAGCAGACTTGCTCAAATACTTGGTTGTTACCTATCTATAAGGAGTATGTCATATATTCACATGTGCGGTTTTTCATCAGAACTATAGTGCCTCTATCTGAATCCTTCAGAAAAGCGTGTAAAAGAG gtAAAAAGATGGCAGTAAAAAGAAAGCAGATGCAGTCCCTTTCACGTACTTGTTGGGAATTACTACCTTCTTTTTGTCGCTATCCGCATGATTTGGAGGAAAGTTTTGGGTCCTTGGCTGAGATTTTAATTCCAAACATCAAAGAAAATGCCTCTATGCTTGAGAGCATTGCTATTGCACTGCAG TGTCTTGTGAAGCAAAACATGAGCTTAAGTTTGAGTTTCCCTGGAAGTTCCGGAGTTATAGATATGGGAATTGAAAAAGAAAACGCAGAGAGAAACATCAAGGTTATGGCATCATGGTCAGAGGCATTATTGAAGGCTTTTACCAATGTTTTCTTTCAGGTGTCGCCTGAGAAACGTTCTTTTCTAAAG GAAACAATTGGATGCTTAGCAAATATCGCTGAATTCCCAACATCAAAGGCAATTTTTATTTCATCTCTTGAAAGAGTGAAGCCGGATGTTTCTGATCAGAAAAATGCCAACATAGGTCTGATACATGAACTAGCATCAGCAATTGTTGCTGATGTTGGAATGGATCCAATAGATTTTATATACTGCTGTATAGGGGATTGTTTGaag gaagatgatgaggaagcgTATGCCAATCTTTACATACTTTTG GAATCTTTTGAGTTCATGTCTTCAAGATTCGAGCAACTTGTGGATTTGTTACGTGATTTGAAGTCCCCTGTCGATATAATTTCATTTAGATGGAGGTTTTTGTGCTTAAAGACCTTGCTATTTCACTCATTCGAG AGAACTTGTGATGGAGAGAACAAGTATGGCGTTTGGGTGCTCAATGAAATCATTGTGACACTAAAAGAT GACAAGGAGGATAGGAGAGAAGTGGCACATGACATTCTTCTAGATACAAGTTCCATCATGCAATCCAAACCAGAAACTTATTATAAATTCATCACCATG atGATGGGGTATCTCTTTGGGTTTTCTCCTTGCATTACAAGTGGTGCAATCCTTGCATTGTCTATTATGTTATCCAACGACTCAAAAATCTGCGAATTGAAGCCCGATCTTGTGCCAGAAATCCTTGAGTTGCTGGATAGGGAAGAAGACATACAAGTTGCAGAA GCTGTTTTATGGTTTCTAAAGATGCTGGTTTTGAGCCTTGAAGTGGCAGAACTGAAGATGGTCCTATGTGATATTCTGAATGGACTTCAATCTTGgtcattt GTGAGTGACCTTCCGGAGATTTTGCTGCTGGAACGTGGTGATTTTAGGAATGTGTTTGAG ATTTGTACAACTTCCCTGGAAGAAGGCAAGGAAACAAGCAGATCACCTCAACATGATTTCAAAGCAAAT GTGAAtgaaatttttgaaaatattgtGCAAAAATGTGGTTCTGCATCAGTTGAATCTCTTGTACCTGAGAAATACCGCCTAGGTTTTAGGATATGTTTGGAG AGTGCTCCAAGTTCCCCCGAAGAAGGCAAGGCGAACGAGGCACTCAGAGCACTAATTACTTCTATGTTTGTGTCATCTCAAGAAGAAGGCTTTTGCTGTAGACAACAGTTGGGAACATAA